A window from Hypomesus transpacificus isolate Combined female chromosome 26, fHypTra1, whole genome shotgun sequence encodes these proteins:
- the cth gene encoding cystathionine gamma-lyase, with amino-acid sequence MASTYRENQQNDLFDGFRREFKSFATEAIHVGQEPEQWKSMAVVPPISLSTTFKQYGPGNHAGFEYSRSGNPTRNCLEKAVAALDGAKHCIALASGLAATMTITHMLKAGDGIVCMNDVYGGTNRYFRKIAAELGLDVSFADFTKIELLQAALKPNTKLVWIETPTNPTMKVVDIKACAEVVHKHKKDAVVVVDNTFMSAYFQRPLALDADICMYSATKYMNGHSDVVMGLVSVNREDLYERLKFLQNALGAVPSPFDCYLCNRGLKTLHLRMKQHFKNALAVAKFLEEDPRVDKVIFPGLPSHPQHELMKRQCTGCPGMITFYIKGKLEHATSFLSNLKLFALAESLGGYESLAEHPAIMTHASVPENERAVLGISDTLVRLSVGLEDEHDIIEDLDQALNAAHPKK; translated from the exons ATGGCTTCAACATACCGGGAAAATCAGCAGAACGACTTGTTTGATGGATTCCGAAGAGAATTCAAATCATTCGCGACAGAGGCGATCCACGTTGGACAAGAACCTGAGCAATGGAAATCTATGGCCGTGGTGCCACCTATTTCCTTATCTACCACGTTCAAGCAGTATGGACCAGGGAATCATGCG GGTTTTGAGTACAGTCGAAGTGGAAACCCAACAAGAAATTGTCTGGAGAAAGCTGTAGCCGCCCTGGATGGAGCGAAGCATT GTATTGCTCTTGCCTCGGGGCTTGCAGCGACAATGACCATCACCCACATGCTGAAAGCTGGAGATGGTATCGTCTGCATGAACGATGTCTATGGAG GTACCAACCGTTACTTCAGAAAGATTGCCGCAGAACTTGGTCTGGACGTCTCCTTTGCTGATTTCACAAAAATTGAGCTGCTTCAAGCTGCCCTGAAGCCTAATACCAAG TTGGTGTGGATTGAAACTCCAACCAATCCCACTATGAAAGTGGTGGATATCAAAGCCTGTGCTGAGGTAGTCCATAAACACAAGAAGGACGCCGTGGTCGTGGTGGACAACACGTTCATGTCCGCATACTTTCAG CGCCCCTTGGCTCTGGATGCTGACATTTGTATGTATTCAGCTACCAAGTACATGAATG GGCACAGTGATGTTGTAATGGGACTGGTCTCAGTGAACAGGGAAGATCTGTATGAACGGCTGAAATTTCTACAGAATG CTCTGGGAGCAGTACCATCTCCCTTTGACTGCTACCTGTGCAACCGTGGGCTGAAAACCCTTCACCTCAGAATGAAACAGCACTTCAAAAACGCCTTGGCGGTGGCCAAGTTCCTGGAGGAGGACCCACGGGTGGACAAAGTCATTTTCCCAG gtctaccctctcaccctcagcATGAGCTAATGAAGAGGCAGTGCACAGGCTGCCCTGGCATGATCACTTTCTACATCAAGGGCAAACTGGAGCATGCCACCTCTTTCCTCAGTAATCTTAAG CTCTTTGCACTTGCTGAGAGCCTTGGGGGATATGAGAGTTTGGCAGAGCATCC AGCCATCATGACCCACGCATCTGTGCCAGAGAACGAGAGGGCTGTCCTGGGCATCAGTGACACTCTTGTCCGTCTTTCTGTGGGGCTGGAAGACGAGCATGACATTATTGAGGACTTGGACCAAGCCCTGAATGCTGCT CATCCAAAGAAGTAA
- the LOC124487558 gene encoding ankyrin repeat domain-containing protein 13C-like, with the protein MTGEKIRSLRKDHKPSKEEDLLEPDEEAATGAFASTKTNNKGKPSKIVINHKLIKAPSTQQQQNQQSQINANTNLSTADVIDDNNKNPILRNNLDFPVHECVFKGDVRRLSSLIRTQNIAQKDIHGNTPLHLAVMMGHKECAHLLLAHNAPVKVKNAHGWSPLAEAISYGDRQMITALLRKLKQQSRETVEDKRPRLLTALKELGDFYLEFHWDFQSWVPLLSRILPSDACKIYKQGINIRLDTTLIDFTDMKCQRGDLSFIFNGDALPSESFVVLDNEQKVYQRIHHEESEVETEEEVDILMSSDVYSATLSTKSITFSRAQTGWLFREDKTERVGHFLADFYSVNGLALESRKRREHLSEEDILRNKAIMENLSKGGTLIEQNFEPLRRQSLTAPSPNTISWDEYITAENGKAPHLGRELACKESRKNFKATVAMSQDFPLDIESLLNVLEVIAPFKHFNKLREFVQMKLPPGFPVKLDIPVFPTITATVTFQEFHYDEFELCIFSIPNEYKEDPSRFPDL; encoded by the exons ATGACTGGAGAGAAGATTCGCTCCTTGCGCAAGGACCATAAACCAAGCAAAGAAGAGGATTTACTGGAACCGGACGAGGAGGCTGCAACTGGTGCATTTGCTTCAACCAAGACTAACAATAAAGGCAAACCTAGTAAAATCGTAATCAACCACAAGTTGATTAAAGCGCCATCAACACAGCAGCAACAAAACCAGCAGTCGCAGATAAATGCAAACACAAATTTATCAACGGCGGACGTTATCGATGATAACAACAAAAACCCTATCCTCCGAAATAACTTGGACTTTCCTGTCCATGAATGTGTCTTCAAAGGAGACGTTCGTCGATTATCCTCGCTCATTCGAACTCAGAATATCGCCCAGAAAGATATCCATG gAAACACACCCCTGCATCTGGCTGTCATGATGGGCCACAAAG AGTGCGCCCATTTGCTGCTAGCCCACAATGCACCAGTGAAGGTAAAGAACGCCCACGGATGGAGTCCCCTCGCGGAGGCCATCAGCTACGGAGACCGACAGATGA TCACGGCATTGCTGAGAAAACTGAAACAGCAGTctagagagactgtggaggacAAAAGGCCTCGGCTTCTGACCGCCCTCAAAGAg TTGGGGGACTTTTACTTGGAGTTTCACTGGGACTTTCAAAGTTGGG TGCCATTGCTGTCCCGGATCCTGCCTTCAGACGCATGCAAGATTTACAAGCAAGGAATCAACATAAG ACTGGACACAACCCTGATAGACTTCACTGACATGAAGTGCCAACGCGGGGATCTCAGCTTTATCTTCAACGGCGACGCCCTCCCCTCAGAGTCCTTTGTGGTGCTGGACAACGAACAGAAGGTGTACCAGCGTATACACCACGAA GAGTCTGAGGTGGAGACCGAGGAAGAGGTGGACATCCTGATGAGCAGTGACGTCTATtctgccaccctctccaccaAGTCCATAACCTTCTCCCGAGCCCAGACGGGCTGGCTGTTCAGGGAGGACAAGACG GAGCGCGTGGGACATTTTCTGGCAGACTTCTACTCAGTAAACGGTCTTGCGCTGGAGTCGCGAAAGCGCAGAGAGCACCTTAGTGAGGAGGACATTCTGAGGAACAAAGCCATCATGGAGAACCTGAGCAAAGGGGGAACCCTCATTGAGCAGAACTTTGAG CCTCTGAGGAGGCAGTCTCTTACTGCCCCTTCACCCAACACCATCTCCTGGGATGAATACATCACGGCAGAGAATGGAAA AGCACCTCATCTGGGAAGAGAGCTGGCATGCAAAGAGAGCCGGAAGAACTTCAAAGCGACTGTAGCCATGAGTCAAGACTTTCCTTTGGATATAGAATC GTTACTAAATGTTCTGGAGGTGATTGCACCGTTCAAGCACTTTAATAAGCTCAGGGAGTTTGTTCAGATGAAGCTACCCCCTGGTTTTCCTGTCAAACTAG ACATCCCTGTCTTTCCAACCATTACGGCCACAGTGACTTTTCAAGAGTTCCACTATGACGAGTTTGAATTGTGCATCTTCAGCATCCCCAACGAGTACAAAGAAGACCCCAGCCGTTTccctgacctttaa